In Danio rerio strain Tuebingen ecotype United States chromosome 9, GRCz12tu, whole genome shotgun sequence, the genomic window AtagcggtaaaaaaaaaaaaaaaaaaaWtatatatatatatatatatatatatatatatatatatatatatatatatatatatatatatatatatatatatattacagccaACTTAAAAGGAATAATACTTTGctcaaaatacaaatataataggaaatactgtgaaaaatcatattaataaatcaatgtttacccttgctctgttaaacatcacttgagaatatatatgaaataaaatatacaaaaaatccATAAATCAAAGCAATATAGTGacttttaaatcaaattttttaATGAATCGTTCAGTGCTTAATCTCACCTCTTATAAAGCAGGCAATATGGTAAAGGAGATTGAGTAAGTGTTCTGTGCTTAATCTATCACGAAAATTGTTCATGAATCAGtctacaatataataaaaatatttaacgaGTTATCTGACAGCCCTGTTATTTACAATTGTACTATTTTGCCTCAACAGTTTTTCATCCCAACCCCCCATCTGTAAAGATAAAGCTACgtttgtcatgtttttttacagttaatGAAAAGTGTCACTGTCAGAACTATCAGATGTTGgcgtttcttttcttttattgttaaatatactgtataaatttaAAATCCTCACCACGAGAGCACTGATGTGAGCACATATGCACTTTTATGTCTTTTAAATAGCACAATTGTAACTGCACTTTAACCTCGTCTTTCTTTCCCCTTGCTCTTTCCTCACCCAAATGCACTTTTTGTTCTGTCACTGTCTCACTTTTCTTCCCAGGGGGTCGCATGATATCAGTATAATCAACCTGTTATCCTCTTATCTTTACCTGTGTACTGTGGTTTATATGTGAAATATGAAATGTCCTCCGTTCCTTACCAGCTTTTCCAATGTGGTGTACGGTGCATTGAGTGAGATTTGAGTTTGCACTGTTTGCTGTATGTGGAATGGAAGCAACGGTTTATTAAAAGATGCAAAATTGTATGACTGCTCAAATTAATAGTCACTAGCTATATTTCCATCCaccttttttatgtgcattttggaatatcGCATCAAAAATCCTTAATGGAAACaccatatattttgaaaatatccATAAAAAAAGTGTATTAGGATATTTTCGTAGAAGTCTATTAggacatttatttatcagataAATGTGCATTAACTTCAAATTCGCCCCTAAGAAATGAGACACCATGGCTGCAtttgaaatcacatacttccataatTTATAATGCACTTAAAAACTGTGCAAGCTGAATAGCATGTCCAAATGGGGTATATGAAcatggacttttaatttcagtccaccagccccagggcttccggtgaattgtcatcccatacaaaatcacagcgtttaagatctgatttcttttttttttttttaaactgcgaTCTTCACTGTCTGGCCAAGATGAAATATAAAGTGTATCAGACCAACAAGTAGCACTGCATTAATCCAGCGGTTTCCAACAGGTTGGtcccggcccacaagggggcctcagcaagCTCTGTGGGGGTTCGtgtcatatataaaaaaaaaaaatttgcagtgAACAGGAGAATGatcttagttcattttatcccctggctgaccaaaaaaaaaatttgacaaatttgtaattcgtACTCCACAAAAAATGTGTTACCAATTCCCCTTTAGCAGCTACTGGTAATGACCCAAGCATAGTAGACCCGGGTGACATTTCGGGTCACAGCACTTGCACTACTGGAAACACCAAGATCGTTACCcgagcaatttttattttttctcaaagcaaagagtccctgacccagccacagtgcattatctgcACCAAAGTTTTTGCTGACGAATGCAAGAGACCGTCCAAActaataagacatttgcagaccACTCATCCCCAATACAGCATGGTGTACCcaatacaaatggcctactgatgttttgcttttatattttacataaggctattatttatgcataaacatatctagacaTAGTAATAAACAAATCGTCTTTTTTTGTCATACCTACTGCTTACTGTGATGTGAAAAAACCTtatatttgtgcatctccttattCGGGTGTGCAATCATGTAGCTAGTGTATTTTGTAAAATTTGCGTACCTCTTCATTTTAagtgtggtcctggaaaatctcagtttcaaaggCTATCTAGCCCTGCTCCTTTGGGGCTTAACCTTGTGggttaaggggtagaattgggattgggtcttacTAAATAAATTCCAGGAATCacatcaaaaaagtcatgtgattttctTTTAAGAGATCAAGAGATAACAAAAATGGTCATTTTGGGATAGCATTATTAGACAAGTCAAAggactgaccacattgtaaaacctctgatatgttgatttggtcatttaaaaatccctcagccaaagtccatcatcaaagttcagtattattacctcccAGAACTGTTGAGCATCTGGGCTCCCAAAGAGTGTCTTGCGTCTCTAAACACCATAGCGCGCTAGTTGCATTTCATCTTTATCTTTTGAGGTGCAGAAGATAAGATTTTTCGTGCCGTTTTATCATGTAGTTACTATTTTATCCTTTTTGATGCTGATTTGTTCGCAAATGTTTATGCGATACTTCAGTTTAaatctaatttgcatctttggatggaaacatagctactgtttgATGTCCATGTGTGTCTGGGATGGTAGTACACAATGGCCCATTTCTTTTAAGAGATGAAATTCTTCCATTTCATTTCAGTGTAAATGCAACCTCCGTTCTAGATACTCACCGCCTGAGCTGTTCTCTTTAGTTCACTAGATCTAGTCTTCACACCAGGCACTTTTGTCATGCATGAGGGTTAAAGAAGACTGATTTCTTTCAGAGATCAAGGATTCTGGCATCCGTATGCATGTCTGTTATTTGTAGATATTATTAGACATAGTTAATAATTTGCTATGTTTCCTGTGATTGTCAGCTGGATTGGACCCCATTCAGAAACTTTTCCTCGATTCTATTCGAGCGTACTCATCACAAACCGGGTACATGGTGTTTCACTATCATCCTCTCATGGTTTGATTAACCGTGCAATATAATCAGGCTTATAATGACTTTGTGTTTTCTCAGTGCTGCTGGAGGTCTAGTCGATGCAGGTCCAGAGTATCAGAAGGCTCTCGCTGAGGAAATAGCAAAGCTGCAGCGGTTGTACGGTGGTGGTGATCTGTCTTCCTTTCCAGAATTTAAATTCCCCGGTATGTCAACAGACAATCTCTCTGATCTGTCAgttgttttttcatttatgttttcatttgtttccaTTTCATAAATACATACAGTGGTGGAAGGATAAggaaaagtaccattacttggcaaaaacagtgcaagtattcatttcttgtcagcttagtccttttattaatccggggtcgccatagcggaatgaaccgccaacttatccagcatttttttttatgcagcggctgcccttccagctgcaacccatctctgggaaaccataGTGCAAGTAGAATAAGATAAATTTTTCTAAATATTACTCAATGTAAGAGTAAAAAAGTAGCCCTTCTAAAAGTTCTCCCGAGTGATAGTGAGTTTTGAGTACGTTGTGAAAATTATTCCACCTTATACCCTGCAATTTCaaaattttcttattttcttataaGGGTGTTTCTAAGTGCAAGTAAAATAATTAGCCATGCATGGACGATCAATTTAAAATGCAAGATTAATGTGAGAACAGACTACATTAATTTATTTCACTATAATAAGCAGACAGAAACCAGGTTGATGTGCTTATATATGGAATGAAGTCTGTGTAAcccaaagaataaaaaaactagCTGTGACGATATGTTAAAGCTTATGTTATGCAATTTGAACCCTGACTAACAAGCTACTGGTGTTCAGCAGTTTTAGTCCTGGTGTCCATTTTAGTCCTCATCCAGTAGACATTCTTTATCTTTAAATCTGTGACACGCAGTCTAAACAGtcagattttttaatgtttcacaCTGTACATGTTGCTTTCATAAAGTATCTGTctatctgcttttttttttgcattgtttaatTGGTTGGGAATCACAGTACTGAGTCTCGTCCAATTAAACCATGCAGAGAAAAAGTAAACAACataaaaagtagtgactgcaggttgaaggaaaatggCACAGTTAAAGtatgaatgattcattcattcattcattcattttcttgtcggcttagtccctttattaatctggggtccccacagcggaatgaaccaccaacttttccagcacgtttttacgcagcgaatgcccttccagccacaacccatctctgggaaacatccacacacactcatacacacacaaactcatacactacggacaatttagcctacccaattcacctgtaccgcatgtctttggactgtgggggaaaccggagcacccggagaaaacccacgcgaacgctgggagaatatgcaaactccacacaactgAGCCAActgcgccaactgagccgaggctcgacccagcgaccttcttgctgtaaagcgactctgccactgcgtcacctaaagTATGATACAGAACTAAAAATGTACTGAAGAAATAGACAAGGATAGATGTTCAATaattttaggacaactttaatgaaaggttttgatccatgtcaaatgttgactactgaatataaaaaaaaacagaaaagactTTTTACCAGGGGCAGACtgagacaaaaattcagccctggcccTGTAgtcacaccagcccacattaccacaccgacacaaccCCACCCatggacacgcacattcactacttatattagTGTACAGATGGGGAATCAATATAGGCAGTGCAATATCATATGTGAtcgatatttatatattatatattaacccaatactgaaaaaaagtgcaaaaacactataaaatttactataaattaccatAGCATTTTTTTCTTGAAGTCATTCACCTGTGATGTGAAAATGTGACCACGATCTCCAACACTGGTGACATTTCCAGGGGGCAAAACTGTGAGATTCGGGAAATGTTCGAGTGACTTCTCATGTATTTTTTGAGCTCTCCTTTTACTGCAGCCGCCTGCTCATCTACAACGCAGTCAAGGCGAGATGGATCTCAAAAAAGCCTATTCTTGCCAAAAATTGATTACTagagccagacggaatctgcgaacattttttgctatttctgctgacaattttggtaaaaatctgtggatttctgtggaaatattttgggagtatctcaactaaaccttaatatatgaaataaaaataatatctttttaacttttatttaatgtttgaaatgcatatccaattagattcactttattcggtaaataaagcaagtttgttatataatatatctagtaaaagacagaaaatattactgtacaaactgcactgtacataaatcagatgaacattttcacattagtcaataatgttactgtaattaattttaaaactggattaatatagatttacacacatttactcaattaAATAAACCGAATTGATGATGAGCTAAAAATCAGTGGAAAATTCTGAATTCTGCGCGCAGGTGGGCTTGTTGATTACGTCTGCGTAACCTCTGGTTTGGTCAGCCCATCTCGAAAACAGCCGGTCgtcgccgattgggccaaatgattaacatttattattaatattactattatcatcatcatcatcatcataattttcaCATCTTGCAagttgcaagagataaaagctgtttgcatgtaaaaacaatacatataaaaaaaaacgttGCTAAACTGAccagcccacatttaaaaaatgatccggcccttctggcatttggcCACTGGACTGCAGGCCCACTTACCATTTACGGCCCCCCTCCTCCGCCCACCAGTATGCAACTGATGTCAAAAATATACAGGATTCGTCccaccaaaatatatattttgaatgaCTATTCTTGTCGTGCAGTCACAtatagccacttgtggttttgtTCCGCTCTTGTTAGAGTtttcaaaaaaaagaaagacattgaGAATAATAATTGGCAGTAAAGTCACTAAAGTTACCCAAACTGCTTTCTGATGTTCTGTTAAACCATTGGTTAAGCAATAATTGGTTGGGAcagtttaataattataattattatgtctgttatttgtagtattttcatagcaatttaaactaccccttcaataAGTACAGCAAGAACCAAAAAGCTTGAGTTTTGAAAGCATGTACTCTGTGGAAGAATAATGGAGTGTGTGTCTGATGCTCGGTCATACACACAACCGCCACAGATATATTTCAGTAGCTATGTGATGCGATAAACGTCCTGATTTGCATTAGCACTTGTAACAGGTAATGCTTGAAGTATATTTGTCATGTCTATTGTGCTTAGAtgcatcaattacatcaggttttcacttttttcttatgcttgaatgttaaaatggccctcATATGAGTTTACAGTCACTGCATGGCTGACCTCTATATGTTTATGTACCTTAtaaacagtggtggaaagagtactgacaaATCATACTcatgtaaaagtaccattacttgcctaaaaatgtagtcaaGTTGAGTAAAAGTATCTAATACTCAAAGTAAGAGTAAAAAGTAgcacttttaaaagtactcaagagtagtgagtacgctgttaaaagctgatgcatgatacatgtaatttgtgcatgtgtgtgtgaacgtaacattctgtagagcagtggttcttaaactgtggtacgtgtaccactagtggtacacaggcttcgTTCTAGTGGTGCACAGAGGAATTGCTgaataatttaagtaaaaaaaaaatgaacacttttAACCTTTTGATGCATACGATAACACtgatgtgatcagtaaattgattttaataagctaaacctgtttttttattttcaatttactaatttttgttatatatttgaaGCTAATCTCACCATATTTGTAACTGTTGTTGGGGATGTATCCCAAATTTTTATATTACAATACTGAGAGATTTGGGTTAATGACTCGCTAttctgacacacaaagcctactcTAACACGCAGTAAGCCGATCtaatttctaaattaattttgTAAATCCAAATCATATATTTAATACACAAGTTGATGTTTAGAGTTCAAATACATACAAAGATGTCAAAACTTTTTATATATGATTATGATCACATATAgcttatatttatgaggtccaaagAACATTTTCAggttaaacattatttatgtttttttttttttacctgtaagcacggggcattgttaatgttcaaactatttttaatgtttaaaggtTGACAaagataaatattcataataataggaattaatctgccttgtttttgaactgtgtagctgtagctgcttaattaggccacTGTAttttaacactggtcattatggtcatTATTTGGTGAAacaagtttaagaaccactgctgtagagcatctagttattgcccagcaggcacaaaatGTCATAAGATGctattattaggttagatttaggttgtgtgATGTCAGGTggccaaaattcaacatctagcCTGCGTCTAAGGACAAAGTtatgttgatgttcaataatgacgttgatatttggtcaatTTTAGGTTGTTGGAAACCTAAAGTAACCTGTAGTAatgtgagtatttgtaattagttacaaatATAACCACTGCTTATAACCAAGCAGCCAGACTATAACATAAGCAAACCAAAATAATGCTTGAACCAAAATAATAAGCTTTATTAAGAGTTGGAGCAAAAATTAGGAAATTGATTCattgttttacattaatattttgttctttactttttaaaaatgtaaatttgtatgCTTTAACATGCAACATCTCCATACAAAATATGCAAGCAATCAAATCGAAACAATCACACAACGTGTCAAAGTTACTTTAAAAGCTATTAAAAGCATAATGCTtaacactttaaataaatataactgtATTTAGCAGCATATGTCATTTACCCAAGACTGTATTTTGGAAATATACATAATGTGTAAATATaagtatatgtaaataaatatatatatattatatatatatttttttttctttaaatatgaaTTAGCATAGACTTTCCCTCTGTGTTATTGTATAGCCTaacagctttatttttatttgtctaattaaaatatttatgattcatatataatattaatataatcatGTATAATATAACTTAAGTCGTAGTCTGCAACAGAGGGTGAATATCATCTAATAGTTTTAGCTTTATTCTTTAACTTctgatttataaatatttcttaaatcatTTCTTAGACGATTGATATTTTTCACAGCACTCTCAGATGTCTCATTAATGCATCGATATGTCAGTTTCATTGCAAAGGTTTCTGCAATGCTTTTTGATGTCAGCCTATAGTAGCTCCATTGGTATTCCTGCTTAATTTTAGGTCTGAAATGCACACTTTGTTTGATGTTGACGTTATTCGAATGTCCTATGGTGCATTTAACTAacccttttttctctttttgcattTACAGAGCCAAAGTTCGATGACGTGTCCGCCAAGTAAAAGTGTGTTCTCCTCTCCCGTGCCTCTGTGAAATTTTATGAGGTCTAGTAAATGCCCTTATATCTGTAAAAGTGAACATTTTGTGAGATTTAGAACATTTTTGAGACTATTTTTGAGAAATTCTAATGTCTAAGGGAAAAAACACAACCTGTTTAATGTTTAACACACAAGTGTATTGCTTAAAGCTGTGAA contains:
- the si:ch211-140m22.7 gene encoding uncharacterized protein LOC570370 isoform 2 (isoform 2 is encoded by transcript variant 2) translates to MAASLLRVGRLGSLRCIQTESWSSFSRAPHAAAFSSKSGDNKKSKKSNKAGLDPIQKLFLDSIRAYSSQTGAAGGLVDAGPEYQKALAEEIAKLQRLYGGGDLSSFPEFKFPEPKFDDVSAK